A stretch of Phoenix dactylifera cultivar Barhee BC4 chromosome 16, palm_55x_up_171113_PBpolish2nd_filt_p, whole genome shotgun sequence DNA encodes these proteins:
- the LOC103721968 gene encoding pentatricopeptide repeat-containing protein At1g18900-like, producing the protein MLRTKQLGTLSHCARSFYLSGSRCGSADEASCTCSEDESCVSKRQSNNTFKQKKGNLVDEAPANAGSTVLPNAIGSIGHHNSGYTASAPHVISSTSSLKSNSSYVNRKINCADESGHASGNDLLHSSKLTAEHFVKAGIASVGTFSELVNYRIQAANQHVLFAPPDGMVDSTQPFTASKFSNSKPRNRANNPRTEPNSSANTVGGSSSNSTAQNGAGNKASKAGYVKSKQNIPGTSVMSQGSPVDTKSQRQCILQREKFHSDSFISDAKPGGRISEKKVAHASAENIRSASKSRPMRSTRLHAGGASSARLSIKSGHAVEQYYQTLQQLKWGPTTEEALANLHFKLDAFQANQVLKLLRDHSVALEFFKWLKCQLGFKHDVHTYTTMIGILGQARQFGAMRRLLDEMIRDGLHPTVVTYNRLIHAYGRANYIGEAVRVFQGMQAAGYEPDQVTYCTLIDIHAKAGYLEVALDLYRQMQEIGLSPDTFTYSAMVNCLGKGGHLAAAYQLFCKMIEQGCVPNLVTYNIMIALQAKARNYSSVMKLYRDMQAAGFRPDKITYSIVMDVYGQCGRLDEVESVFMQMKHDWVPDEPVYGLLVDLWGKAGNVDRARSWYQAMLDGGLQPNVPTCNSLLSAFLKVLRFSDAYDVLQNMLGMGLIPSLQTYTLLLSCCTGTHSQMGLCCQLMAMTGHPAHTFLLSLPDAEPGGQNVRAHASSFLDLMHTEDRESKRALMDAIIDFLHKSGLKEEAGLVWEVAAQRNVYPDSVREKSSSYWLINLHVMSEGTAKIALSRTLAWFHREMLASGAGLRRIDIITGWGRRSRVTGSSLVRQSVQELLNQFQFPFFTENGNSGCFVGHGESLNRWLLNSYVDRMHLV; encoded by the coding sequence ATGTTGAGAACAAAGCAACTTGGCACTCTCTCCCATTGTGCTAGGTCCTTCTATCTTAGTGGTTCAAGATGTGGGAGTGCAGATGAAGCTTCATGTACTTGCTCCGAAGATGAAAGTTGTGTTTCAAAAAGGCAGTCCAATAACACTTTCAAGCAGAAGAAAGGCAATTTAGTAGATGAAGCTCCAGCAAATGCAGGATCTACCGTTTTACCGAATGCGATTGGATCAATTGGTCATCACAATTCTGGTTACACAGCTTCAGCCCCGCATGTCAtctcctctacatcttctttGAAATCAAACTCAAGTTATGTTAACAGAAAAATCAACTGTGCTGATGAGAGCGGTCATGCCTCTGGGAATGATTTGCTGCATTCGTCTAAGCTGACTGCCGAGCACTTTGTCAAGGCAGGCATCGCATCTGTTGGCACGTTCTCTGAGTTAGTGAATTACAGGATCCAGGCAGCCAACCAGCATGTCCTTTTTGCACCTCCGGATGGCATGGTTGATTCTACCCAGCCCTTTACTGCCAGCAAGTTTTCTAATAGCAAGCCCCGTAACAGAGCCAATAATCCCAGAACTGAGCCAAACTCATCTGCTAACACAGTAGGAGGATCTAGTTCAAATTCCACAGCTCAAAATGGCGCTGGAAATAAAGCTTCAAAGGCTGGTtatgtaaaatctaagcaaaatATCCCTGGAACATCAGTTATGTCTCAGGGATCACCAGTGGATACGAAGAGTCAAAGGCAGTGTATACTGCAGAGAGAAAAGTTCCATTCTGACAGCTTCATATCAGATGCCAAGCCTGGAGGAAGaatctcagaaaagaaagtggcGCATGCATCCGCCGAGAATATTAGGTCTGCTAGTAAGTCTCGTCCGATGAGATCTACAAGATTGCATGCAGGAGGTGCTTCTTCTGCTCGTCTTTCCATAAAGTCAGGGCATGCAGTTGAACAGTATTACCAGACTTTACAACAGTTAAAATGGGGACCGACAACAGAAGAGGCTTTGGCTAATCTACATTTCAAACTGGATGCATTCCAAGCAAATCAAGTACTTAAATTGCTCCGTGATCACTCTGTTGCTCTTGAATTTTTCAAATGGTTAAAATGTCAGCTTGGATTCAAACATGATGTGCATACTTATACCACCATGATTGGTATTCTTGGCCAAGCAAGGCAGTTTGGTGCTATGAGAAGACTCCTAGACGAGATGATCAGGGACGGTCTCCACCCAACTGTAGTAACTTACAATCGTCTAATTCATGCCTATGGCCGTGCTAATTACATAGGTGAGGCTGTTAGAGTGTTCCAGGGGATGCAGGCAGCTGGTTATGAGCCTGACCAAGTGACATACTGCACGCTTATTGATATCCATGCAAAAGCTGGATATTTGGAGGTTGCGCTGGACTTGTATCGGCAGATGCAAGAAATAGGCCTGTCACCAGACACTTTCACATACAGTGCAATGGTCAATTGCCTCGGAAAAGGTGGGCATCTTGCTGCTGCATACCAGCTATTCTGCAAGATGATCGAACAGGGCTGTGTTCCTAATCTGGTCACATACAATATCATGATTGCTCtgcaggcaaaagcaaggaactATAGCAGTGTAATGAAGCTTTACAGAGACATGCAGGCTGCTGGATTTCGTCCTGATAAGATAACCTATAGTATTGTTATGGATGTTTATGGTCAGTGTGGGCGTCTTGATGAGGTTGAATCCGTGTTTATGCAGATGAAACATGATTGGGTTCCTGATGAACCTGTATATGGTCTTCTAGTGGACTTATGGGGTAAAGCCGGCAATGTGGACAGGGCTCGATCATGGTATCAAGCGATGCTTGATGGAGGGCTGCAGCCTAATGTACCCACATGCAATTCTCTGCTGAGTGCATTTCTTAAGGTGCTCAGGTTCTCTGATGCCTATGATGTGCTTCAGAACATGCTTGGAATGGGACTGATTCCCTCACTGCAAACATATACTCTTCTTCTCAGCTGCTGTACTGGGACTCACTCACAGATGGGGTTGTGTTGTCAACTCATGGCTATGACGGGCCACCCGGCTCATACATTCCTTCTATCACTGCCAGATGCAGAACCAGGTGGACAAAATGTGAGGGCCCATGCAAGTAGTTTCTTGGATCTGATGCACACCGAGGATAGGGAGAGTAAGAGGGCTCTCATGGATGCCATTATAGATTTCCTTCACAAGTCAGGCCTTAAGGAGGAGGCTGGATTGGTATGGGAGGTGGCCGCACAGAGGAACGTGTATCCAGATTCAGTCAGGGAGAAGAGCTCCTCATATTGGCTCATTAACCTCCATGTGATGTCCGAGGGAACTGCAAAGATAGCATTATCAAGGACTCTTGCATGGTTTCATAGAGAGATGCTAGCCTCAGGTGCCGGGCTCCGGCGAATTGATATTATTACAGGCTGGGGCAGGCGAAGTAGGGTTACAGGGTCATCATTGGTTAGGCAGTCTGTCCAGGAGCTGCTCAATCAATTCCAGTTTCCCTTCTTCACCGAAAATGGCAACTCGGGGTGTTTCGTCGGACATGGGGAGTCTCTTAACAGATGGCTGCTAAATTCTTATGTGGATCGCATGCATTTAGTATAG
- the LOC103721967 gene encoding uncharacterized protein LOC103721967 — protein sequence MDLFNRARVVRLRSHHDKYLMADEDEEHVCQERNGASRNGRWTVQIVDGPAPVLRLKSCYNRYLTASNEPFLLGLTGRKVFQTAPPRLDSSVEWEPIREGVQVKLKTRYGHFLRANGGLPPWRNSITHDIPHRTATQEWILWDVDVVDVLTSPSASPAVPYLPVEHDRASESPKPANMSPKLSKMESSSSFSGSLHKVEGRTVHYTVADNDGYVDESFEESSFIFNGLSVDELTHKLEEETNLSDIVVCYKNPVNGKLCPLHLTLPPNNMMMHVVVVRASSKGVC from the exons ATGGATTTGTTCAACAGGGCGAGGGTGGTCCGGCTGCGGAGCCACCACGACAAATATTTGATGGCGGACGAGGACGAGGAGCACGTGTGCCAGGAGCGCAATGGGGCGTCCCGCAACGGCCGGTGGACGGTGCAGATCGTGGACGGGCCCGCCCCGGTGCTGCGCCTCAAGAGTTGCTACAACCGCTACCTCACCGCCTCGAACGAGCCCTTCCTCCTCGGCTTAACCGGCCGCAAGGTCTTCCAGACCGCGCCCCCCCGCCTCGACTCCTCCGTCGAGTGGGAGCCCATCCGCGAGGGCGTTCAGGTCAAGCTCAAGACCCGCTACGGCCACTTCCTCCGCGCCAATGGTGGCCTCCCGCCATGGCGCAACTCGATCACCCATGACATCCCTCATCGCACCGCCACCCAGGAATGGATTCTCTGGGATGTCGATGTCGTCGACGTACTCACGAGCCCCTCTGCCTCGCCGGCCGTGCCGTATCTGCCGGTCGAGCATGACAGAGCTTCCGAGTCCCCCAAGCCGGCCAACATGTCCCCGAAACTGTCCAAGATGGAG tcatcctcctctttctctgGGTCGCTCCACAAAGTGGAGGGTCGGACTGTTCACTATACTGTTGCAGACAATGATGGCTACGTGGATGAGAGCTTTGAGGAGTCTTCCTTCATTTTCAATGGGCTGAGCGTGGACGAGCTGACTCACAAATTGGAGGAAGAAACAAATCTCAGCGATATAGTTGTGTGCTACAAAAACCCAGTGAATGGCAAGCTCTGTCCCCTCCATCTGACCCTCCCACCTAACaacatgatgatgcatgttgtgGTAGTCCGGGCCTCATCAAAAG